TTACAGGCTTCGAGCACATGGTTTATATTAGCGAACGGGGGGAAATACTCCTATCACTTCGCGTGGCTTGGCCGGCCCATTATCCAATACCCCCAAGACATCCTCGCCATCCAGGAACTCATCTGGCAGGTCAAGCCCGATCTCATCATCGAGACCGGCATCGCCCACGGCGGCTCGCTGGTCCTCAGCGCCTCCCTGCTCGCCTTGCTGGACTATGGCGATGCGGCAGCAACCGGGACCCTGCTCGATCCGACGAAACCCAGGCGCACCGTGCTTGGCATCGACATCGACATCCGCGCCCATAACCGCGCAGCCATCCAGGCACATCCGCTGGCCAGCCGGATCGACATGATGCAGGGCTCGTCCGTCGACCCCGACATCATCGCCCAAGTCCACGCAAAGGCTGCCGGGAAGGAGCGCATCCTCGTCTGCCTGGACTCCAATCATACCCACGCTCATGTACTGGCGGAGTTGGAAGCCTACGCCCCCCTGACCACGGTGGGCAGCTACTGCGTCGTCTTCGACACCATCATCGAGGACCTGCCTGCCGACATGTTCCCCGACCGCCCCTGGGGACCCGGCGACAACCCCAAGACCGCAGTGTGGGCGTATCTCAAAACCCACCCGGAGTTTCAGATCGACAAAGCGATCGACCACAAGCTCCTCATCAGCGTCGCTCCGGATGGGTATTTGAAGCGGGTGGGCTGTCAGCCGGCCGATACATGAGCTGGGTGATCTGCTCCGATACCAACCCGATCAAAAATACGACCACGGCCGTGGTGAGCATGAAGACGGTCATGATGGAGAGACGTGCCGAGAGGCTGTAGGTGTAGGCCCAATAACCGCTGCCGAGCAGGAAGAACAGGATGGAGACCGGCAGAAAAAGCTTGAGCGGGGAATACAGAGTGCCGATCTTGAAGATAATAAGGAGAAAGCGCAGGCCGTCCTGCAGGGGCCGCAGGTGGCTCTTGCCGATGCGTTTGGCGGCGGTGATCGGGACGTAAGTCACATGATACCCGGCGCGGAAGAAGGCCATGGTGATGGTCGTCGGGTAGGAAAAGTGGTTGGGCAGCAGGTAGATGAATTCCCGGAACAGATCGGCGCGGGCGATGCGCAAGCCGGAGGTTAGGTCCTCGATCCGCTGGCCGGTCATGTAAGAGGCGAGTCGGTTATAGAGGCGGTTGGCGAGGCCGCGTGCGAGGCTGGCCTGGGACCCCGCGCGGCGGGCCCCGACGACCATGTCGAAGCCTTGCCGGTAACGCTCCAGCAGGCGCGGGAGGTCCGCCGGGTCGTGCTGGGCGTCGGCGTCCATGAAGATCAGGGTCTCGCCGCTGGCCGCCCGGGCGCCGGTCTTGATGGCGGCGCCGTTGCCCTTTTGGTAGGGGTGGCGGATACAGCGTGCACCCTGGGCGGCGGCGATCTGCGCGGACCCGTCGGTGGAGG
The DNA window shown above is from Candidatus Thiodictyon syntrophicum and carries:
- a CDS encoding cephalosporin hydroxylase family protein; its protein translation is MSPYENFKIECRDEITRQGADSRLLQASSTWFILANGGKYSYHFAWLGRPIIQYPQDILAIQELIWQVKPDLIIETGIAHGGSLVLSASLLALLDYGDAAATGTLLDPTKPRRTVLGIDIDIRAHNRAAIQAHPLASRIDMMQGSSVDPDIIAQVHAKAAGKERILVCLDSNHTHAHVLAELEAYAPLTTVGSYCVVFDTIIEDLPADMFPDRPWGPGDNPKTAVWAYLKTHPEFQIDKAIDHKLLISVAPDGYLKRVGCQPADT
- a CDS encoding glycosyltransferase family 2 protein, which translates into the protein MPPQISIILPCRNEAAALQALLPLIRQVLPEAEVLVVDDASTDGSAQIAAAQGARCIRHPYQKGNGAAIKTGARAASGETLIFMDADAQHDPADLPRLLERYRQGFDMVVGARRAGSQASLARGLANRLYNRLASYMTGQRIEDLTSGLRIARADLFREFIYLLPNHFSYPTTITMAFFRAGYHVTYVPITAAKRIGKSHLRPLQDGLRFLLIIFKIGTLYSPLKLFLPVSILFFLLGSGYWAYTYSLSARLSIMTVFMLTTAVVVFLIGLVSEQITQLMYRPADSPPASNTHPERR